The sequence GGTGTGCAATGAtatgatctctgctcacggccacctccacctcccgggttcaagtgattctcctgccttatcctcctgagtagctgggtctacagatgcatgccaccacatccagctaatttttgtatttttaatagagatgtgattttaccttgttggccgggatggtcttgatccacccaccttggcctcccaaagtgctaggattacaagcctgagccaccgtgcctggccaaatctgtatcttttgccaatattttgtctGTCTGAATGATTatacatcaaataaaaaatattatgtatgCTAGTTAACCAAAAATCACCCCCACACTCAGGGACATTTTTTCATGAATTTGCTCATTTTCTATTGGTATACATTTCCTCATTTCAGTAGCTCATGTATATTTGAACCTGGAAACTTATCCTCATGGCAGAAAGTTTTCAGAGTCATGTCTCTCAGCTTCACTGGTGTAGGTTGCGCAGGCTGTGTGAGCTTGGCCTGTTTGAATGAAGCTTGATCTTTAGGGAATCTCCTGAGGGAGAGCGACGCAGAGCTGCTGAAGCCCTTGATCACAGGAACCCAAAAAATTGTGTGCACACACCATGGTTCCAGAAGAAGACTTACAAAGAGGACATCAtgactatttttcattttatcattttaatacttagttttttaaatgacctctatgaaaaagaaattgtgaTCTGtctggtgcagtgactcatgactgtaatcccagcactttgggaggctgtggtgggcagattatgaggtcaggagatggagaccatcctggctaacatggtgaaatcccgtctctactgaaaatacaaaaaaagttagccaggtgtgatgacgggtgcctgtagtcccagctactccagagtctgaagtaggagaatggtgtgaacccaggaggtggagcttgcagtgagccaatatcgtgccacagTACGCCAgactggatgacacagtgagactctgtttcagaaacaaacaaactaacaaatgaacaaacaaacgaacaaaaatgTGTGATCAGTAGAACAGAGTAATTTGGGTAAAATTGAATCCTTTTCACcaataaataaagtaattaatCCTTTAAAACAGATGCTAGATGTAGTACCAGCATAATTGGGTGCTAATGTACTTACACAGTCTTGAATACGTTAAGAAAATGCTGTTTGTTTCGTAGAGTTTCAAAACATTTGAGACGGAGGAAGGCACTCTTCCATTGACCCTTAGTGTGtgctttatttccattttggGTTGACTGTTTTGTGTTGCTGCATGATGTCTTTAGTACAAGGCCAAGGCCTCCATGTCTCATGTCTTTCCTGATCCCCTCCTTTGCCATCCCTCTTCCACTCAGGGGAATAGCCCAGCATCAACTCAGTTCATGCTTGTTAATCAACCACCTCCATACACCACATCCAGAAAAGCTCCCTGAGTGACTCACAGTCACCAACCATCGGTGCACTGATCTTTCTTGTGTCCTTCCAGCTTTTTCTATGGACAACCTGAGTTTAGTATGCCTACCACCAAGTGAAGATGATGACtggggtgatgatgatgatggtgatgatgatgtccAGGTAAGAACACCTTTCTTTGTCTTGTAAGGAAATGTTGGTTTTCTGATGTGAGAAACAAACTCACcagtccaaacccaaagaatggactcagggagctgaaaaacagcaagagtgagattttctttcctttttttttttttgtttttttctttttgagacagagtctcgctcagttggccaggccggagtgcagtggtgccatctcagctccatctcctgggctcaatgaattctcctgccacaacctcccgagtagctgggattacacgcatgtgtccccatgcccagctaatttttgtattgttagtggagatggtgtttcagcatgttggccagactggtctggaactccggacctcaggtaatctgcccacctcagcttcccaaagtgttgggattacaggtgtgagccactccacctggcagaaagtgagacttttaatgaCAGTGTTGCAAGATCCGGTGTCTGATGGGCAGACACACCCAGCACACTTTCCACAAGCAATTTATCACCTAGTGTGCAGGTCCCTCACCTGGTTCCTCATAGGCTGAGAACTGTGGGGTCACAATCTTCCCAGGTGTTGCCTATTGATTTTTGGGGAGAGACTTTAGGTATTTTTCTAGAGTTGTCTTACTGCATTTTGTTGCAGCCCACAATGCATTGCTATCCTAGTCAGCTCAGGGGGACTTCAAGTATTTGACTTATGACCTAAGTAGCTGGCCAGGCTGAGAAGAACAGACAAAACGAGCTATTTTCCAGGCTAGTAAAATTTCATCTTAGACTAATCTTCTTTGGTTGAAGTGAGGGCAACTAAATGGGGAGGAGAGGGTCCAATGAGCAGGTATTGCCCATCCAATCAGAAGCCTGGCATATCCTATTTCTTCTGTCCTTTGCTGACCTAAACCGGTTCAAGGCACTTTGTGTTAAAAATGGACCActgtatacattatttccttcatctgatttctttccttctcaattAATTTTGATATAATAATATGACAAGGCACATTATGTACGACACACACTATTCTCTTTGTGaggatggagttcagtggcagTTTCCTTTCATCTAATACATGACACACTAGGGTGTTTTGAAGGACAGCATCCATCTCCAACTGTAATGCAGAGACGTTTTCCTCCACACCAGTTTTTCTCCTTGGATTAGGCATTGTGCATTTACCAACCTAAACCAACGTCAAGGATAAATTTTGTGGGAAAAGCTCTTGTCTTTTCCATGAGTGTCCTCTATTCTAGAATGTTTGGCCTTTGAGTTTGACTCACCACTGTTTCACAGGTAGTTTTCTGAAGTCATCAAGAGACTCACAGATCTGTGTAAGGGGTGCAGCAGAATTGATCTGATCCTCATGGCATCTTCTTTTGTCTCGTTGCAGATTTTACCATCACCTGTCCTGGGTACGTACCTTGAACTAActcactttctgagaaacaaactTGCTGGCTTTAATATATAGAAACCTTAATCTGGGTTCCTGTTAAAAAATATTGGGGATCTGGTGAGAGCAAATGATTTTGCAAGTGTATAGGTATGACCAGAGGGGCTGTAGAAATGTGTGTGAACCCAGATGACCAACCAGGAGATTTTTTGTGAGCTGGTGTGTCTTCACCTGGAGGAGGAGAAGTGAGTGCACCTCTCCCTGACTTATCCTGATGTTGGTCGTTCTAAAGATTGGATTCTGGAGAATCTCAGCAGGGAAGAGGATACCTTTCTAGGTAGGTAAGAAGATTTCACGTGTAGTCTAATAACACAGCATTTCCAGGAGCCTTCATGTTATacctgctgcttgggaggctgagggagggtgtagaaagagaaaaagaaaaagtaaatgtaagTGAAGTTTGTTCTTTTGAGTTGATGAGATTTTGAGTATCCTGTGTTTTTGATCACctcttcttatttattatttaaagatgaTCTTTCTAGAACACCTgctctttcctgcctctgccactgcaAAATCTCAAAGCCTTTAGTTTAGGACAGAGTTCTATCACAGGCAGTTACTTAATGCTGGAGACAAAATTCTTCTGTGGTGTGCCCAGAGGCATAGGAGAGATTGATCCTCACCTTATGAACTGTTAGGTTTCCTGGCAGCAcactcatttgtctgtttttccctGCTTACCTCTGGTATCAAGAGCTCTTCCTCGGCGTGGAGGACAGAATGAAAATTCAATCTGGGCTCAGTGCAAAAGCTCCAGTGCcttggaaatggaggaagaagCACAACCTTGAGCACACTGTCAgcattctatttcttcatttgaatGAGAATGTGCAGTTTTaccatcatttgttgaagaggctTTCCTTTCCCCCGATTGTGTATTTTTGacacctttgttgaagatcaatttACTGTATATGTGTGCATTTAATTCAGGGCTCTCTATATCTGTGAAACTTATGAGTGCCCCTACGCTAGAAGCATactttctgtatttctgtatttgtgtgtgtgtgtgtgtgtgtgtgtgtgtatttcaatcTCATGAACCTGCATCCTCTAACTCTATTTTTTTAACGTCATCATGGTTACATAAGGcacataaaattcattaaaattgtaggattatcttttccatttctgcacagATGGCTGTTACCAGTTTGATAGTAATTGTTGTGAGTCTGTAGATCATGTCTGTATTATTGTTAGTCAGGTttagtcttcctatccatgaatacAGGATGCCTTTCCACTTATTTGTACCTTCCTTATTTGCTAGGATCTTCATGTTGATAGCTGATAAGTTAGATTTAACATGACTGATAAAAATTTTTGATTTCCTATACCAATATTTTGTATGTCTGAATGAATAggcatcatatatatatatatatatagagagagagagagagagagagagagagatagaaagagagagagagagacaggaggagagagagagagagagagatggaggttcacttttcttgcccaggctggagtgcaatggcatgatctcggctcactgtaacgtctgcctcccaggttcaagcaattctcctgcctgagactcctgagtagctgagatttcaggcgctcaccaccatgcctggctaactttttgtatttttagtagaaatggggtttcaccattttggccaggctggtcatgacctcctgacctcaggtcatccaactgcctcaacctcccaaagtgctgggattacaggtgtgagccagagtactcggccaaaaaaaaaatttttaagtaaactAGTTAACCAAAAATCACCCCCATACTCATGTACATTTTTTcatgaatttgttcatttctattgGTATACATTTCCTCATTTCAGTATATAATGTGTATTTGAACTTTTAAACTTATCTTCATGGCAGAAAGTGGTCAAAGTCACGTCTCTCAGCTTCACTGGTGTAGGTAGAGCAGGCTGTGTGAGCTTGGCCTGTTTGAATGAAGCTTGATTTTTAGGGAATCTCCCCAGGGAGAGTCACACAGGAGGTTCTGAAGCCCCTGATGACAGATCCCCAAAAGGGTGTGTAGAAGTCGTTCCAGAAGAAGACTTACAAAGAGGAAATCATGACTATTTTTAATTGTAGCATTttaatattgaaattttaaatgatcTCTATGAAAAAGAATGTGTGATTAATAGAATAGAGTAATTTGGGAAAAATTGAGTCTATTTCACCCCTAAAATAGGCTTTTAATCAAGTAATAAATCCTTTAAAACAGATGCTAAATGTAGTATCAGCATGATTAGATTCTAGTGTACTGACACGGTCTTGAATACACTAAGAAACGGCTGTTTGTTTAGAAGAGTTTCAAAACAtttgggaggcaggaaggaacTCTTCCATTGACCCTCAGTGTGCATTTCagttccattttgagttgattgtTTTGTGTTGCTGCCCGATGCCTCTAGTACGAAGCCAAGGTCTCCATATCTCATGCCTTTCCAGCTCCCCTCCTCTGCCATCCATCTTCCACTCAGGGGAATAGCCCAGTATCAACTCAGTCCATTCTTGTATATCAACCACCTCCATACACCACATGCAGCAAAGCTCCCTGAGTGACTCACAGTCACCAACCACCGGTGCACTGATCTTTCCTCTGTGTCCTTCCAGCTCGTCCTGAGGATGGCCTGTTTTTAAGATGCTCACCACAATGcaaagatgaagatgatgatgatgatgatggtgatgttgattgtgatgatgatgatgatgatgatgatgtccaGGTAAGATCCTCCTGTTTGTCTTCTACATCAATGTTGCTTTCCTGATTCTTTACTTCTCAATTAATTTTGATTTGAAAACCTGGCAATGTACATTATGTACACTGTACACTATTGTCTTTGTGTGGCTGGAATTCAGTGAGCGTGTCTTCCCAACTGATACATGCTATGCTGCTTTTAAATGACAGTATCCAATATCAACTGGAATACTGGGGCATTTTCCACAATACCAGTTTTCCTCCTTGGATGAAGCATTGTGCGTTTGCatatcaaattaaatttaaaggtaaATTCTGTGAATAGAGGTCTTGTTTTTCTATAGCTATCCTCTGTGCTAGTCTTTGGGGATTTTGACCTATGGCTAAATCAGTGTACTGCCTTCTGGTTTTTTATCATTGTCAAGAGAATAACAGAGCTGTGTGAAGTGCACAGCAGAATCTGATTctcataatgttttcttttatataattgcAGATAAGAGCTTGGAAAGGAAACGGTATGTACCATGAAATAACTCACTTCCCGAGGGAATAACTTGCTGGCTTCATTGTATAGAAACCTGATTCTTGATTCCTGCTGGGAAAGAGACTTGGGATTCTCGTGAAAGTGATTTTGCCAGTATAGACCTCTGGCCCAAGAAGCTGTAGGAAGGTTTGTCAATCCAGAAGAAAGATTAGGGGATCAAGTAGGAAGCAGCCTGGGGTGGGAGAAAAGCCCATCATTCAGCTTCAGCTAACGTAGGAGGAGTTGGTGAGTCACACTCTCTAATGACTTATCctggtgtttttctttctaaagactTGATGCTGGAGAGCATTAGTGACGAGGAGACTCATCCAGGTAGGGAACTACGTGCCAGGAAAATCCCAATGGGAAAAGGTTCCCAGGAGCCTCCAGGTTATCCCTGCTGATTGTGAGGAGGGGCTGAAGGAGGGGGTatgaaatcagaaggaaaatgTAAATGTGTGTGAGGTCTGGCTTGTAGTTTTCAGTTTCTTGACATCATGGTAAGAGCTGTCTGTATGGGCTATGAGGGTGCTGCGTTCATGAGAGATTCTCTTTGCAGTCCACCTGCTCTTTTCTTCCTGTGGAACATCAGAGCCTTTGGTTTAGATTAGTCAATACTCCTTGGGATCGGTCACAAGGGGTGTAGGCTTAAGCACTGGGTGTCATCTGTGATGAAGGGAATCTGGGGGACACAGCTCTCTCACAGGCATTTCCTGGAACCTAGAGACACAGTTCTTCTGCTGTGTGCCACGGGGAAATCGAGAATCACCCTCTGAACTTTCAGGACTTGTTAGTGCACATTCATGTTTCTGTCCTCACTGTGCACTCCTGGTTTAAAGGGATCTCCCGGGGTGGATGGTGGGGTGAATATTCACTCTAGGCTCATTGGTAAAACTCCAGGCTCCtttgaagggaggaggaaggttTGACCTTGAGCACATTTCCAGCCTCCACTTCCAATCCAGTCACAGATTCTGAGCTGCGGCTTCTTTCTCCCCAGTTCTCTAATTTTGGGGGAAGCCAAGAGTTCCCACAAAAGATAGTATCACACTATTTCCTGTCTTCAAAAATTTGGCTTTGGTTTTGTTCTGTAAGTTGACATTCATCACTCAAGTTctagactttttgtttgtttctttctttttttttctttttttgagtatTTGGATTGCTGTTCTTGCCTTGGTTTGCTAAACATAATAAGCCCAAGGTCTATCCATGCTGCTTAGGACATGATTGTGTGTTCttcttatggctgtgtagtattttgtGATGTGTAtgcaccacattaaaaaaaaaaaaacaaaaactcaaatcCACTGTTGCTGGTCAGCTAGGATGCTTCCACATCTTTGTTCTTGTGAATGGCATGGCCATGAATGCGGGAcagcatgtgtctttttgatagaaggATTTATTGTCTTTTGGGTAGATACTAAGTGtcgtggaattgctgggtctgaTGGTAGttgtgttttaagttttttgagaatcTCTCAACTGGTTTCCACAGTGTGAACTAGTTTTCACATTGACCAAGAGTGTAGCAGCGTTCCCTTTCCTTTGCTGCCTCACCAGCATGTTGTTTTGACTTTGGAAAATTACCCATTGTGACCaacatgagatgatatcttattgtgctTGGGAGTTGCATTGCACTGAGGttgtgcattttttcatgttggtTGATCACTTGaacgtcttcttttttttttttttttgagacagtatctcactttgttgcccagactggagtgcagtggtgcaatcttggctcactgcaacctctgcctcctgggttcaagtgattctcctgcctcagcctcctgagtagctgggattacagacaactgtcaccacgcccacctaatttttgtatgtagataaggggtttcaccatgttggcctggctggtctcaaactcctgacctcaggtgatccacccacctcagcctcccaaagtcctgggtttacaggtgtgagccaccgtgcctgagtAGCAGTGATTGTTTTTGTAAGGTAAAGTCAATAACAAAAACTAGAGTTTTTGACTTCTGTTGTTggaagtggtttttttttctatttttctcttttgtctgttGTTTGCTTTTATATCCTGTGAGCTTAGATTCAGGTTTTCCTCAACTTAAGCTCACTCTGTGTTTTCCTGTAGCAGTTTTATGCTTTTAGGTCTTGTGTTTAGGGTTTAATGTATTTCGAGTTTGTGTTTGTGTATTGTATAACATCAATgtcttatttcattcttttgtatgtggctATCCAATCTTTTCAGACTGCTCAATTGAACAGACTGCTGACTCCTCATCTCATCCTTTTTCCCGTTGGGGACACAGTCCcactcatgctgtcacccagactggagtgcagtggtgagatctcagctctctgccacctccgcctccttgcttcgagtgattctcctgcctcatcttcccaagtggctgggattgctgctgtgcaccaccacacctgactaatatcttttgtatttttactagagataggatttcaccattttggccaagctggtctgaaactcctgacctcaagaggtCCACCCAACTCGGTCTCTGAAACTGCTGGAAGtactggtgtgagccacagcacatGGCCTCATTGCATCTTCTAGGCATTCTTTGAAAAAGAATGTGTTGACTGCAGGTGTGTATTTAGATTCTCTTAAGTCCCTAGGTTGATGGATTCATTTTTATGCCACTACTGTAGTCTTTGGATGAGGGGAGGTGTTACATGTAATTTGAAATTGGGGAGTGTGTGGCCTCCAATTGAGTTTGTATTCCCTAGAATTGCTTTGCATATTCAGGTTCCTTGGGTCTTCAGTGGATCCATGTGAACATTTAGCCGTGTATTGTTAACATTTCATAAAACGTTTGTTTTACACTTCATGTCCAGAATTAGGGGTGCATTGGGACATTGTGATACTTGTTTGTATACCTTGAGTATGGATAAAATCAGGGAGTTTCCCATGCTTGTGACCACGTGTAAGTTTGATATCTTTGATGTGTGAACATTCAGTATCCTCCTTGGTAGCTACTTTGAAAACGGCATAACCATATTGTTAAGTATCATCGCCCTGCTTTGGAGTGGAATACCGGAATGTATTCCTCTCCTGTAACTCTCTGTGTACCTATTGCCAGTCCTTGAGGTCCTGTCCTCCACCTCGTCTGTGGTGACCACTACTGTATTTTCACCTTCAGTGAGTTAAAGTTTTCAGcttccacatgagtgagaacatgcaggctTGGTCTTTGTCTGCCTTTCTGATGTGATTGAACAGAATATCTGCAGGTGCAGCCATGTTGCTGGAAATGATAGGATTCCATGAATTTTGATGGCATAAAAGTATTCCATCCTGTCTGTGTACCAGAGATTCTTCATCCCTTCATCTGTGGTTGGACAGGTAGGCTGAtttcttttcttggcttttgAGCATAGGGCTGAATGCCACCTGGGATGACAGATAATCTCTTCCATGTCCTGATCATGTCCTCtgtgtatatacctaggaatagaattgctggaGAAAATGGTAGTTGTAGTTTTAGGATTTCAAGGAACATCCAAGTGGTTTCTTTAGTGTGCATACTAGTTTACCATTTCCCACCACATGTGGAGACAAGTGCCTCCTCTGGAAATCCACACCTTGATTGGATTGTGTTTTCATATGTTTCAACTTTTTTCTTGTAGCATCTGTTGCATGTAGAGTGAGATGGAATCTTgagtgtgttttttatttttgtgtgtgtgtgataagtGGTACTTGCTATGTTattgtgaatttgtttttaatttgttgtgtAGGACTGGGCAGAGGACCTGAAGACATGAGGTTGATGCACAGGTCAAAGAGAAGATTCTCACCATCGCTGATGCACACAAAAGTGTAAGTGAAAATCACACCCAGAtttcatctcactccagttagaatgaaTACTAGCAACATTTGATGGCAGTTTTGtttctgcagtgtgtgtgtgtgtgtgtgtgtgtgtgtgtgtgtgggtatatacattcacccacacacacacaacccaagGGTGCAAGGGACATTTTGACATATGTATGTGTAGTATGATCAAATCATCATATCTGGCATCTCTGTGACCTTCCATCATTATTATTTCTCTGTGGAGAGAGTATTCAGAACCGTATTTTCCAgctgattttgaaaaaattttctagATTCTGTTGACCCTAGTCAcctagtcaccctgctgtgcaatagaacaccagaacagATTCATTGTGTCTCCGTGTCACTCTGTACCTGTTACCAATAGCATGAACTTGTTTCAATTTGATGTGTAAGACTTGGCAAAGAACCTGAAGACCTGAGAAGGATGCATGGGTAAAAGATTCTGAATCAACATTACTGATCCTCACAAGAAGTCAATGAAAACCACACtcagatatcatctcactccggTGAGAATGAGCGTTACCAAATTGGGACGGCAGTTTCATTGCCGTAGATTAGGTGTGTATAACCAGCGGGTGCAAGGGACAATTTGATCTGTGTAAAGGTAGCATCATAATGAAGTTTCAGAGTCTGGCACCTCCGTGAGCTCCAGAGTTATGGTTTCTCTGTGGAGAGAACATTCACAACTGACCTTTGTAG comes from Macaca mulatta isolate MMU2019108-1 chromosome 10, T2T-MMU8v2.0, whole genome shotgun sequence and encodes:
- the LOC114670401 gene encoding uncharacterized protein LOC114670401, whose translation is MDNLSLVCLPPSEDDDWGDDDDGDDDVQILPSPVLARPEDGLFLRCSPQCKDEDDDDDDGDVDCDDDDDDDDVQIRAWKGNDLMLESISDEETHPEIGFHHFGQAGLKLLTSRGPPNSVSETAGSTGVSHSTWPHCIF